Proteins encoded by one window of Arachis hypogaea cultivar Tifrunner chromosome 1, arahy.Tifrunner.gnm2.J5K5, whole genome shotgun sequence:
- the LOC112705757 gene encoding putative pentatricopeptide repeat-containing protein At1g69350, mitochondrial produces MTLYMPLFRTCSTLRSLTQLHAHLIVTGLHNDPLPSTKLIESYSQMGSLHSSRLVFDTHPSPDSFMLGVLIKCYLWNHLFHQVVSLYHSHIHMGSFVFVYPSVLKAVSGVGDLVTGRKVHGTVIKSGLEADAVIGTSLLCMYGELCCLGDAQKVFDEMPERDLVSWSSVISCYVENGRPSEGLKMFRGMVSEQISPDKITLLSVAEGCAKVGCLRLVKSIHGYAIRSDMVGDASLSNALIIMYGQCGHLRRAEGLFKFLADRSTACWTSMISSYNRNECFREALASFILMQESQVEPNAVTMINALYSCARLGRLKEGKSVHCFILRKAMDLGDLDLGPPLVEFYAACWEPSSCHKLLYITENIVSWNILISFYAREGLHDNAMVLFANMLGKGLMPDSYSLASSISASAGIGSIEFGQQIHNHALKRGFIDEFVQNSLIDMYLKCGFADLAYLVFDKITEKSIVTWNCMISGLSQNGLSVAALKLFDQMYFNCLKIDEVTLLCAIQACSNLGYLEEGKWIHHKIIVFGVQSDLYINTALIDMYAKSGDLQTAKQVFDIMPEKSVVTWSAMIAAYGVHGQMIAAGSLFTKMVESGIRPNEVTFMNILSACRHAGSMEAGKFYFNSMRDYGIEPNIEHFASIVDLLSRAGDLDGAHKIIKSMLFPIDSSIWGALLNGCRIHGRKDLIRQINKDLQEISTDDTGYYTLLSNIYAEGGYLQESRAVRTKMEGMGLKKVPGYSTVEVNRKIYRFGAGDASECREIYMFEEHLRSLGQLCDIEGYNSIFSEDYTVKSLQRKASSYICNKLVTL; encoded by the coding sequence ATGACACTCTACATGCCATTGTTCAGGACATGTTCTACATTAAGATCACTCACCCAGCTCCATGCCCACCTTATCGTAACTGGACTCCACAACGACCCACTTCCCTCCACAAAGCTCATTGAGTCATATTCTCAAATGGGTTCCCTCCATTCATCAAGGCTCGTTTTTGACACCCACCCATCTCCTGATTCCTTCATGTTAGGTGTCCTCATCAAGTGTTATCTCTGGAACCACCTTTTTCACCAAGTGGTTTCACTCTACCATAGTCACATTCACATGGGTAGCTTCGTTTTTGTGTACCCTTCTGTTCTGAAGGCTGTCTCTGGTGTTGGGGACTTGGTTACCGGAAGAAAGGTCCATGGTACGGTGATTAAGTCCGGCCTCGAAGCAGATGCTGTAATTGGAACCTCGTTGTTGTGTATGTATGGTGAATTGTGCTGTTTGGGTGATGCCCAGAAGGTGTTCGATGAAATGCCTGAGAGGGACTTGGTTTCGTGGAGTTCTGTTATCTCTTGTTATGTTGAGAATGGAAGGCCCAGTGAAGGGTTGAAGATGTTTCGCGGGATGGTTTCGGAGCAAATTAGTCCTGACAAGATCACTTTGCTTAGTGTAGCCGAAGGTTGTGCTAAAGTTGGTTGCCTGAGGCTGGTGAAATCAATCCACGGGTATGCAATCAGAAGTGACATGGTTGGTGATGCCAGTTTGAGTAATGCACTTATCATTATGTATGGCCAATGCGGTCACTTGCGAAGAGCAGAAGGGCTCTTTAAATTCCTCGCTGATCGAAGTACTGCCTGTTGGACTTCTATGATTTCGTCCTATAATCGAAATGAGTGCTTTAGAGAAGCACTTGCGAGTTTTATCCTGATGCAGGAGTCACAAGTGGAACCAAATGCAGTGACAATGATTAATGCTCTGTATTCATGTGCTAGATTAGGCCGGTTGAAAGAGGGGAAGTCAGTTCATTGCTTTATTTTAAGAAAAGCAATGGATTTAGGAGATCTTGATCTCGGTCCTCCGCTAGTGGAGTTTTATGCTGCATGTTGGGAACCAAGTAGTTGTCATAAACTTCTTTATATAACTGAAAATATTGTGTCATGGAATATACTTATATCGTTTTATGCTAGGGAGGGTTTACATGACAATGCAATGGTACTCTTTGCTAATATGTTGGGTAAGGGGTTAATGCCGGACTCATATAGCCTAGCAAGTTCTATTTCAGCAAGTGCGGGCATTGGTTCGATAGAATTCGGACAGCAGATACACAACCATGCCTTGAAAAGAGGCTTCATAGATGAATTTGTTCAGAACTCCTTGATAGACATGTATTTAAAATGCGGCTTTGCAGACTTGGCATACCTGGTTTTTGACAAGATTACAGAAAAAAGCATTGTGACATGGAACTGCATGATTTCTGGGCTTTCTCAGAATGGGCTTTCGGTAGCAGCACTCAAACTATTTGATCAGATGTACTTCAATTGTCTGAAAATTGATGAAGTAACCTTGTTATGTGCAATTCAAGCTTGTTCCAATTTGGGCTATCTTGAGGAGGGAAAATGGATTCATCATAAGATCATTGTATTTGGTGTACAGAGTGACCTTTATATTAATACAGCTTTGATTGATATGTATGCCAAATCTGGAGACCTTCAAACAGCCAAACAAGTTTTCGATATCATGCCAGAGAAAAGCGTGGTGACATGGAGTGCCATGATTGCTGCTTATGGTGTACACGGTCAAATGATTGCGGCTGGTTCACTCTTCACAAAAATGGTAGAGTCAGGCATCAGACCAAATGAAGTAACCTTCATGAATATCTTATCTGCATGCAGGCATGCTGGATCAATGGAGGCTGGAAAATTCTATTTCAACTCGATGAGGGATTATGGCATAGAGCCTAACATAGAACATTTTGCCTCTATAGTCGACCTCCTAAGCCGCGCTGGCGATCTTGATGGAGCgcacaaaataattaaatcaatgcTCTTCCCTATAGATTCTAGCATATGGGGAGCTCTACTTAACGGATGCCGAATTCACGGTAGGAAAGACCTGATTCGACAAATCAACAAAGACCTTCAAGAAATAAGCACAGATGATACAGGGTACTATACGTTGTTATCTAATATATATGCCGAAGGAGGATACCTCCAAGAATCCAGAGCGGTGAGAACAAAGATGGAAGGGATGGGACTAAAGAAGGTTCCTGGGTATAGCACCGTTGAGGTTAATAGGAAAATCTACAGATTTGGAGCTGGGGATGCTTCTGAATGTAGAGAAATTTACATGTTTGAAGAACACTTACGAAGTTTGGGACAACTATGTGACATAGAAGGATATAATAGTATATTTTCTGAGGATTATACTGTTAAGAGCTTGCAGAGAAAAGCTAGTAGTTATATTTGCAATAAATTGGTCACACTTTAG